ATGAAACCAACAACGGCATGTTATGGCCGACCGGGAAGGCTACAGATTCCATGGCGAATTTTGCCAAGATGATCGACACCGGCTATGCGGCAGCTAAAGCGGTTGACAGCTCGATTCAAGTAATAGTTCATTTGTCGAACGGGCATGACGATGCCATGTACAGGCGGATGTTCGATGGTTTGAAGAGCAACGGCGCCAGATGGGATATAATCGGAATGTCGGTGTATCCATATTGGGCCCAATTGCCCTGGGCTACGGATGATAGTCTGGCGCTGATAACCATGAACGATGTCATCGTAAGGTACAACACGAAAGTAATGGTGGTTGAAGCCGGCTACCTCTACAATGATCCGATCAACGCAAACCACTACTTGTTGGACCTAATAGCAAAAACAAAATCAGCAGGCGGGCTGGGCGTATTCTATTGGGAGCCTGAATGTTATAATTGGCAGGGTTATCAACTCGGGGCATGGGACCCGGCCACGGAAAAGCCCACGGTTGCAATGAATGCCTTCTTAGGCATAAATGCGACACTGGTGAATGAGACAGAGAGTATTTCCGGTTATAATCTCTATGTTTATCCTAATCCATTTAATCCGAGCACGACTATTGAATACGGACTTCCCACATCCTCAAATGTTTCAATTGTGATATACAATGTGCTTGGTGAGGAAGTGGCCCGGCTCCTCAATGCTCGCGAGAACGGCGGTCAGCATGGTGTAGTCTGGTCGACGAATAACGTTCCGAGCGGAGTGTACTTCTGCAGAATGATATCCGGGAATTTCATGGCCGTGAAGAAGATTGTTTTGATAAAATGAAATCCTTTTTCAGTTGAAAGGGAGTATTGAAATGGTTCGACAGATTTACGCGGGACTTGCCTTTCTATGCATCGGATTGCTCCCCGCGCTTGGTGGACAGGTAAGCGGATCTGGTGCAGTGAACTTGAATGCAACGACTCCGCGCGAAAAGCTGCTGCTCGATCCTGGCTGGAAATTCCATCTTGGAGATGCAGCGTCCCCTGAAAAAGATTTCGAATATGGAATCATGGAGACGTTTGCGAAGGCAGGGGTAGCAAGCGGACCCGCACGACCGGACTTCAACGACTCTACATGGCGCACCGTAGATCTTCCCCACGACTGGGCTGTTGAACTGCCTTTTGTCGACGTTGACGACAAAACTGTGAACGACCATGGTTACAAACCGCTCGGCAGAGATTTTCCCTCCACATCGGTTGGATGGTACAGGCGCACATTCACTATCCCTAAGGATGATGGTGGAAATAGGATCATCGTGAAGTTCGATGGCGTCTTCCGTGACAGCAAAGTCTGGTTCAACGGATTCTTCCTGGGGGAACATCTCAGCGGCTACACCGATTTCGATTTCGACGTGACAGACTACGCCAACTTCGGTGGCAGTAACGTGCTTGTTGTACGAGTCAACGCGACGCAGGCGGAGGGGTGGTTTTACGAGGGCGCCGGAATCTATCGGCATGTCTGGCTGCTCGAATTTGCTCCGCTCCATATACCACTCTACGGTACCTACATCACGTCAACAGTAAAAAGCGATTTCGCATCTGCCAATGTTGACATTCGGACCGAAGTCTTCAATCAGGAGTACTTGCAGACTGACTGTCGGCTTGTTTCTGTTCTGCTCGATGAAAAGGGAAAAGAGGTCGGTAGAAACACATCGCAAATCTCTCAGTTGAATCAATATGAGAAAAAGAAATTTAACCAGAAAATAGAAGTGGCCGATCCACATCTCTGGTCGCTGCAGAATCCGTATCTTTATTGCGTCGTTCAACTTGTGGAATCAAAGGGAAAGGTCGTCGATCGAATCACCAGCAAGATCGGCATTCGATCTGTACGATTCGACAGAGACAATGGATTTTTCTTGAATGGCAAGCATGTTGAGATACAGGGCGTGTGCTGTCATCAGGACCACGCAGGGGTAGGTTCGGCCCTTCCCGATGGACTTCAATATTTCAGAATCACGAAATTGAAAGAAATGGGCTGCAATGCATACAGGACCAGCCACAATCCTCCGACGCCGGAACTGCTCGATGTGTGCGATAGCGTCGGCATGCTGGTTCTTGATGAGAATCGATTGATGGGAGGTACGCCTGAGATTAGTAATGAATTTAGAAGACTCATCTTGCGTGACAGGAATCATCCATGTGTAATTGCCTGGTCTATTGGAAAT
Above is a genomic segment from Candidatus Acidiferrales bacterium containing:
- a CDS encoding glycosyl hydrolase 53 family protein, with product MNKQSAVRRVTASIEVFYTSAKSFSMLAVFCLLTLQPLRVMAQFANGADVGWLSQMEADRYVFKDDSGIQKNCLDILKEKGINALRFRVWVNPSGAYCSKKDVAYMAHRADSMGFSLLIDFHCSDTWADPSHQAKPAAWANDPLPKLLTDLYNHVYSVLDTLKSLGVVPKWVQIGNETNNGMLWPTGKATDSMANFAKMIDTGYAAAKAVDSSIQVIVHLSNGHDDAMYRRMFDGLKSNGARWDIIGMSVYPYWAQLPWATDDSLALITMNDVIVRYNTKVMVVEAGYLYNDPINANHYLLDLIAKTKSAGGLGVFYWEPECYNWQGYQLGAWDPATEKPTVAMNAFLGINATLVNETESISGYNLYVYPNPFNPSTTIEYGLPTSSNVSIVIYNVLGEEVARLLNARENGGQHGVVWSTNNVPSGVYFCRMISGNFMAVKKIVLIK
- a CDS encoding glycoside hydrolase family 2 TIM barrel-domain containing protein, which codes for MVRQIYAGLAFLCIGLLPALGGQVSGSGAVNLNATTPREKLLLDPGWKFHLGDAASPEKDFEYGIMETFAKAGVASGPARPDFNDSTWRTVDLPHDWAVELPFVDVDDKTVNDHGYKPLGRDFPSTSVGWYRRTFTIPKDDGGNRIIVKFDGVFRDSKVWFNGFFLGEHLSGYTDFDFDVTDYANFGGSNVLVVRVNATQAEGWFYEGAGIYRHVWLLEFAPLHIPLYGTYITSTVKSDFASANVDIRTEVFNQEYLQTDCRLVSVLLDEKGKEVGRNTSQISQLNQYEKKKFNQKIEVADPHLWSLQNPYLYCVVQLVESKGKVVDRITSKIGIRSVRFDRDNGFFLNGKHVEIQGVCCHQDHAGVGSALPDGLQYFRITKLKEMGCNAYRTSHNPPTPELLDVCDSVGMLVLDENRLMGGTPEISNEFRRLILRDRNHPCVIAWSIGNEEWAIENSEIGAKIARTLKGIQREYDPSRLCTAAADNGDQYEGINSVVDIRGENYIERVKDFDKYHRAHPEQPM